GCTCTCCCTGATCACGCTGAAGAGCGAGCTGGCCGGCCGGATGCTGCCCGGCCACCCCGACAAGGCGGCTCAGCAGATCGCCGACATCGAGCAGGTCAGCCGGCAGGCCCTGGTCGACGTCCGGGAGGCCGTCACCGGCTACCGCCGACCGCGCTTGGCCGCCGAACTCGCCGGCACCCAGGTCGCCCTGACCGCCGCCGGCGTCACCGCCGAGATGCCCGCCGAACCCGACCTCGCCGGCGTCCCCGAGGAAGCCGAGTCCGCGCTCGCCTGGGCACTGCGCGAAGCCGTCACCAACGTGGTCCGGCACAGCGGCGCCGACAAGTGCCTCGTCCAGCTCACGCAACGCCAGACCCTGGACGGCCCGATGCTCGAACTCTGTGTCGAGGACAACGGATCCGGCGGCAGCGGCAGCGGTCCCGGCAACGGTCTGACCGGCCTCACGGAGCGGATGGAGAAGGCCGGCGGCAGCCTGGAGGCGGGCCGGATCAAGCACGGGTTCCGGCTGGTCGCCCGCGTCCCGTCGCCTCTGCCGGGGGACGTAGGATCCGGGGCATGACGAGCACGATCAAGGTCCTTCTCGCGGAGGACCAGTCGATGGTCCGTGAGGCCCTGGCCGCGCTGCTCGGCCTGGAGGACGACATCGAGGTCGTCGCCCAGGTCGCGCGCGGGGACCAGGTACTGGCGGCCGTCGGCGCGCACGGCGTGGACGTGGCGCTGCTCGACATCGAGATGCCCGGCTGCACCGGCATCGAGGCGGCCGCCCAGATCCACCGGGAGTTCCCGCAGGTCAAACTGGTCGTCCTGACCACCTTCGGCCGACCCGGCTATCTGCGCAGCGCCATGGAGGCCGGCGCCGACGCCTTCCTCGTCAAGGACGCCCCGGCCGCCCAGCTCGCCGAGGCGATCCGCAAGGTGCTGTCCGGCGAGCGGGTCATCGACCCCACGCTCGCCGCCGCCGCGCTCGCCGAGGGCGCGAATCCCCTCACGGAGCGCGAGCGCGAGGTGCTCCGCGCGGCGGCCGACGGCTCCACCAACGCCGAGCTGGCCAAGGCCCTCCACCTCTCCCAGGGCACGGTCCGCAACTACCTCTCCACGGCGATCCAGAAGCTCGCGGTACGGAACCGGGCGGAGGCGGTGCGGATCGCACGGGAGAAGGGGTGGCTCTGAGAGGTCAGTTGAGCATGGCCCGCGCGGTATGGGCCTGTTCCCGCACCTTCCGCGCGGCGGACTCGTCGACGACCTCGATCAAGTCGGCATAGGCG
The genomic region above belongs to Streptomyces sp. CG1 and contains:
- a CDS encoding response regulator; protein product: MTSTIKVLLAEDQSMVREALAALLGLEDDIEVVAQVARGDQVLAAVGAHGVDVALLDIEMPGCTGIEAAAQIHREFPQVKLVVLTTFGRPGYLRSAMEAGADAFLVKDAPAAQLAEAIRKVLSGERVIDPTLAAAALAEGANPLTEREREVLRAAADGSTNAELAKALHLSQGTVRNYLSTAIQKLAVRNRAEAVRIAREKGWL